From Styela clava chromosome 6, kaStyClav1.hap1.2, whole genome shotgun sequence, one genomic window encodes:
- the LOC144424280 gene encoding uncharacterized protein LOC144424280, with protein sequence MAGYFALYVLASFTLTRGLHGENISVCSQPIRSIEYRGNRKVSFSRILTNQNCKSQNEVLLLRLAKMDLKPSYYFRGSLIISAYLGGKDIYDYPENTCFVFFPENLPCFDVSLTDACSKVIFIRMKNIFPITVKYASKYWVLQQFEIEIIYHASNSSVDKTTTVQQMSTTAHPVSTTAEQISTTAQQMSTIAQHSTVLSSISEQIQELSIDRTLVILFGILLFIVSILLFALIARCRKIGQQLQTLQDQKQQSSPNVKAANTSQGNECEHVYSVVSEASNARFEQEVVVNELYNL encoded by the exons cTTTGACACGTGGACTTCATGGAGAAAACATAAGTGTATGCTCACAACCTATCAGATCTATCGAGTATAGAGGAAATAGAAAAGTCAGCTTTAGTCGGATTCTGACCAATCAAAATTGTAAATCTCAAAACGAGGTTTTACTCCTGAGATTGGCAAAGATGGATCTCAAACCATCTTATTATTTTCGCGGTTCTCTAATCATTTCAG CTTATCTCGGAGGCAAGGACATTTATGATTACCCTGAAAACACCTGTTTCGTTTTTTTTCCTGAAAATTTACCTTGTTTCGACGTCTCCCTTACCGACGCCTGCAGCAAAGTAATATTCatcagaatgaaaaatattttcccgaTTACTGTAAAGTATGCTTCTAAATATTGGGTTTTGCaacaatttgaaattgaaatcatCTATCATGCATCCAATTCATCAG TTGACAAAACCACAACTGTACAGCAGATGTCAACAACCGCACATCCGGTTTCAACAACTGCAGAGCAGATATCAACAACGGCACAGCAGATGTCAACAATTGCTCAACACTCGACCGTTTTATCTAGCATTTCTGAACAAATACAAGAACTATCCATCGACCGCACACTTGTAATACTTTTTGGGATTCTTCTATTCATCGTTTCGATCCTTCTCTTTGCGCTGATTGCCAG ATGTCGAAAGATCGGTCAACAGCTACAAACACTCCAAGATCAGAAACAACAATCTTCTCCAAATGTGAAAGCCGCGAATACAAGCCAGGGAAATGAGTGCGAACATGTATACAGTGTCGTTAGTGAGGCATCTAATGCCAGATTCGAGCAAGAAGTTGTTGTCAACGAActttataatttgtga